The genome window CGAGGGCACAGAGGCAGTGGGCGTCCGCCCGGGTGTCGAGGATCTCGGAACCGAGCAGGATCAGTCCAGCACAGGTGCCGAACGCCGGCATGCCCTCGGCGAGTAGGCCGCGCAGCGGACCGAGCATCCCGCCGAGGTCGAGCAACTTCGACATCGTGGTGGATTCCCCACCGGGAAGCACCAGGCCGTCAAGCCCCTCGAGCTGGGACCGGCGCCGGACCTGACGGGTGGTCACCCCGAGGCGTTCCAGGGTGTGCTGGTGCTCGACCACGCCGCCCTGGAGCGCCAGGACCCCGATCAGCGGTGCGGTCACTTCGCCCCTTTGATCGGCACAGCCAGTCGTCCGGGGGCCAGCGTGCGGGTCAGTCCCTCCTGGACCACCGAGGCGACAAGGTCACCCCGCTGATTGAAGATCCGGCCGGTGGTCAAGGCCCGTCCGCCGTGGGCCGAGGGCGAGGACTGGTCGTAGAGCAACCATTCATCGGCGCGGAAAGGCCGCATGAACCACATCGCGTGATCCAGCGACGCTTCCTGCACCGGGATTCCCTCGTGGGGAATCAGGGCGGATCCGAGCAGCGTCATATCGGACATGTACGCCAGGGTGCAGATGTGGAAGGTCTCGTCGTCGGGCAGCGGGAGCTTCGACCGGAACCACACCACCTGCTGGGACGCATCGTGCGGATCATGGTCGAACTGGTCGGAGGGCACGATGCGGATGTCCCAGTCCTCCCAGTCCTTGGCGAAGAACCTGGTCGACGGGCGGGTACCGTCGAAGGACGCCGTGATCGTCTCCGGTGCCGGAACCTTCCGGATCGTGTTGGAGTGCTCCGGACCGTCGTCATCGCGGACGTGGAAACTGGCCTGCATGACGAACAGGGTGCGTCCGTCCTGGACCGCTTTGACCGACCGGACGCAGAAGGAACGGCCGTCGCGGACCTTGTCGACGAGGAAGGTGATCGGCCGGTCCGAGTCCCCGGGACCGACGAAGTACCCGTGAAGTGAATGCACCCGGTACTCCGGCCCCACGGTCCGGGTCGCGGCGATCAGTGTCTGGGAGGCGACTTGTCCACCGAAGGTCCGGGACAGCTCGGAGGGGATCGCCTGTCCGCGGTAGATCCCCTCGTCGATGCGCTCGAGATCGAGCACGTCGGTGATACGGGGACGCCGTTGCGACGGCACGTCGCGGTGCCCCGATCCGGTGAACGTCATGGTTTCCTACCAGCCTCTCTCCGCCAGCCGGTGCGGCTGCGGGATTTCGTCGACATTGATTCCGACCATGGCCTCGCCGAGGCCTCGGGAGACCTCCGCGACGGTGGCCGGATCGTCATAGTTCAGGGTGGCCTGCACAATGGCCTTGGCACGCTTCGCCGGATCACCGGACTTGAAGATGCCGGAGCCGACGAACACGCCTTCGGCCCCGAGCTGCATCATCATCGCGGCGTCCGCCGGGGTGGCGATGCCGCCCGCGGTGAACAGCACCACAGGGAGCTTACCCCTCTCGGCAACTTCGCGGACCAGTTCGTACGGGGCCTGGAGTTCCTTGGCCGCGACGTAGAGCTCGTCGGGTGCCAGGGAGGACA of Corynebacterium terpenotabidum Y-11 contains these proteins:
- a CDS encoding acyl-CoA thioesterase, which encodes MTFTGSGHRDVPSQRRPRITDVLDLERIDEGIYRGQAIPSELSRTFGGQVASQTLIAATRTVGPEYRVHSLHGYFVGPGDSDRPITFLVDKVRDGRSFCVRSVKAVQDGRTLFVMQASFHVRDDDGPEHSNTIRKVPAPETITASFDGTRPSTRFFAKDWEDWDIRIVPSDQFDHDPHDASQQVVWFRSKLPLPDDETFHICTLAYMSDMTLLGSALIPHEGIPVQEASLDHAMWFMRPFRADEWLLYDQSSPSAHGGRALTTGRIFNQRGDLVASVVQEGLTRTLAPGRLAVPIKGAK
- the pdxT gene encoding pyridoxal 5'-phosphate synthase glutaminase subunit PdxT — encoded protein: MTAPLIGVLALQGGVVEHQHTLERLGVTTRQVRRRSQLEGLDGLVLPGGESTTMSKLLDLGGMLGPLRGLLAEGMPAFGTCAGLILLGSEILDTRADAHCLCALDVSVRRNAFGRQVDSFETDLTVAGVTGADDDPESGPVHAVFIRAPRVERVGSGVEVLARVTDPTAGASDGAVVAVRQGRVLGISFHPELTGDDRMHRLFLASL